In Rissa tridactyla isolate bRisTri1 chromosome 22, bRisTri1.patW.cur.20221130, whole genome shotgun sequence, a single genomic region encodes these proteins:
- the UPF1 gene encoding regulator of nonsense transcripts 1 isoform X1, whose protein sequence is MSVEAYGPSSQTLTFLDTEEAELLGADTQGSEFEFTDFTLPSQTQTPPGPGQAGPGQGQGPPGAGQGPPGPIEAQVNGPDGILQNGAVDDNVAKTSQLLAELNFEEDEEDTYYTKDLPVHACSYCGIHDPACVVYCNTSKKWFCNGRGNTSGSHIVNHLVRAKCKEVTLHKDGPLGETVLECYNCGCRNVFLLGFIPAKADSVVVLLCRQPCASQSSLKDINWDSSQWQPLIQDRCFLSWLVKIPSEQEQLRARQITAQQINKLEELWKENPSATLEDLEKPGVDEEPQHVLLRYEDAYQYQNIFGPLVKLEADYDKKLKESQTQDNITVRWDLGLNKKRIAYFTLPKTDSDMRLMQGDEICLRYKGDLAPLWKGIGHVIKVPDSSTDYGDEIAIELRSSVGAPVEVTHNFQVDFVWKSTSFDRMQSALKTFAVDETSVSGYIYHKLLGHEVEDVIIKCQLPKRFTAQGLPDLNHSQVYAVKTVLQRPLSLIQGPPGTGKTVTSATIVYHLARQGNGPVLVCAPSNIAVDQLTEKIHQTGLKVVRLCAKSREAIDSPVSFLALHNQIRNMDSMPELQKLQQLKDETGELSSADEKRYRALKRTAERELLMNADVICCTCVGAGDPRLAKMQFRSILIDESTQATEPECMVPVVLGAKQLILVGDHCQLGPVVMCKKAAKAGLSQSLFERLVVLGIRPIRLQVQYRMHPALSAFPSNIFYEGSLQNGVTAADRVKKGFDFQWPQPDKPMFFYVTQGQEEIASSGTSYLNRTEAANVEKITTKLLKAGAKPDQIGIITPYEGQRSYLVQYMQFSGSLHTKLYQEVEIASVDAFQGREKDFIILSCVRANEHQGIGFLNDPRRLNVALTRARYGVIIVGNPKALSKQPLWNHLLNYYKEQKVLVEGPLNNLRESLMQFSKPRKLVNTINPGARFMTTAMYDAREAIIPGSVYDRSSQGRPSNMYFQTHDQIGMISAGPSHVTAMNIPIPFNLVMPPMPPPGYFGQANGPAAGRGAPKGKTGRGGRQKNRFGIPGTSQSNLPNSQASQDVVSQPFSQGPLTQGYISMSQPSQMSQPGLSQPELSQDSYLGDEFKSQIDVALSQDSTYQGERAYQHGGVTGLSQY, encoded by the exons GCTTCTGGCAGAGTTGAATtttgaagaagatgaagaagataCCTATTACACAAAGGATCTTCCTGTGCATGCTTGCAG TTACTGTGGTATCCATGACCCTGCTTGCGTGGTTTACTGTAACACCAGCAAAAAGTGGTTCTGTAATGGGCGTGGAAATACATCTGGCAG CCACATTGTTAATCATCTGGTGAGAGCGAAGTGCAAAGAGGTGACTCTCCATAAAGATGGACCTCTAGGAGAGACCGTCTTGGAATGTTATAACTGTGGATGTCGTAATGTGTTTCTCCTTGGCTTTATTCCAGCTAAGGCAGACTCTGTTGTCGTTTTGCTGTGCAG GCAGCCATGTGCCAGTCAGAGCAGTTTAAAGGATATTAATTGGGACAGTTCACAGTGGCAGCCTCTCATCCAAGATCGCTGTTTCCTTTCATGGCTGGTAAAGATTCCATCTGAACAGGAACAGTTGAGAGCACGTCAGATTACAGCTCAACAGATTAACAAACTGGAAGAACTTTGGAAG GAAAATCCATCTGCAACCCTTGAGGACTTGGAAAAGCCTGGAGTTGATGAAGAACCACAGCATGTCCTGCTTAGATATGAAGATGCTTATCAATACCAGAATATATTTGGTCCTCTGGTCAAGCTTGAGGCAGACTATGACAAGAAACTCAAGGAGTCTCAG ACCCAAGATAACATCACAGTCAGATGGGACCTGGGCTTGAACAAGAAAAGAATTGCTTATTTCACTTTGCCAAAGACTGACTCAG ATATGCGTCTTATGCAAGGAGATGAGATCTGCTTGAGGTACAAAGGAGACCTGGCCCCTTTATGGAAAGGAATCGGTCATGTTATCAAAGTTCCTGATA GTTCTACAGATTATGGTGATGAGATAGCCATTGAGCTGAGGAGCAGCGTTGGAGCGCCTGTGGAAGTTACTCATAACTTCCAAGTGGATTTTGTGTGGAAGTCTACTTCATTTGACAG GATGCAGAGTGCTTTAAAAACATTCGCTGTGGATGAGACTTCAGTGTCTGGGTACATCTATCACAAACTGTTAGGTCATGAGGTAGAAGATGTAATTATTAAATGCCAGTTGCCAAAGCGCTTTACAGCACAAGGACTTCCTGATCTCAACCATTCTCAG gtttatGCTGTGAAGACTGTCCTGCAGCGTCCTCTGAGCCTTATTCAGGGTCCCCCTGGTACCGGAAAAACAGTGACATCAGCCACAATCGTCTATCATCTGGCTAGACAGGGCAATGG gcctGTGTTAGTGTGTGCTCCGAGTAATATAGCTGTAGATCAGTTGACTGAGAAGATCCATCAAACTGGACTGAAAGTGGTTCGTCTGTGTGCTAAAAGTCGTGAGGCAATCGACTCTCCTGTGTCCTTCTTGGCATTGCATAACCAGATCAGAAACATGGATAG catgcCAGAACTTCAGAAACTGCAGCAGCTTAAAGATGAAACTGGAGAACTGTCATCTGCTGATGAGAAACGTTACCGTGCGCTGAAACGAACAGCAGAGCGTGAATTGCTTATG AATGCAGATGTGATCTGTTGCACGTGTGTGGGAGCTGGTGATCCAAGACTTGCAAAAATGCAGTTCCGCTCCATTCTGATCGATGAAAGCACACAGGCTACTGAGCCAGAGTGCATGGTGCCAGTTGTCCTGGGAGCAAAACAG CTTATTCTTGTGGGTGACCACTGCCAGCTTGGTCCTGTTGTGATGTGTAAAAAGGCTGCGAAGGCTGGTCTGTCCCAGTCCCTCTTCGAGAGGCTCGTGGTGCTGGGCATTCGTCCCATCCGCCTGCAAGTGCAGTACCGCATGCACCCCGCGCTCAGCGCTTTTCCATCCAACATCTTCTACGAGGGTTCGCTCCAGAATGGTGTTACTGCAG CGGATCGTGTGAAAAAGGGTTTTGATTTCCAGTGGCCACAGCCAGATAAGCCGATGTTTTTCTATGTTACACAAGGACAGGAAGAAATTGCCAGCTCAGGCACTTCTTACTTGAACAG GACGGAAGCAGCCAATGTGGAGAAGATCACTACAAAGCTATTGAAAGCTGGTGCCAAACCAGATCAGATTGGCATTATTACTCCATATGAAGGTCAAAGATCCTATCTGGTCCAGTACATGCAGTTCAGTGGTTCCTTGCATACAAAGCTCTACCAG GAAGTGGAAATTGCAAGTGTGGATGCCTTCCAGGGACGGGAGAAGGACTTTATTATCCTTTCTTGCGTGAGGGCCAACGAACACCAAGGAATAGGGTTTCTGAATGACCCCAGGCGTCTTAATGTAGCTCTTACAAGAGCAAG GTACGGAGTAATTATTGTTGGGAACCCAAAAGCGCTGTCTAAACAACCACTTTGGAATCACCTGCTGAATTACTACAAGGAGCAGAAGGTTCTGGTGGAGGGGCCACTGAATAACCTCCGGGAAAGCCTCATGCAGTTCAGCAAGCCCCGGAAACTCGTCAATACCATCAACCCA GGTGCCCGTTTCATGACTACTGCCATGTATGATGCGCGTGAGGCAATTATTCCAGGATCTGTCTATGACCGGAGCAGTCAAG ggcGCCCATCCAACATGTACTTCCAAACCCATGACCAGATCGGGATGATTAGCGCTGGCCCCAGCCATGTCACTGCTATGAACATTCCTATCCCTTTCAACCTTGTGATGCCACCGATGCCACCACCGGGATACTTTGGCCAGGCTAATGGACCAGCCGCAG GACGTGGGGCGCCCAAAGGAAAGACTGGTCGTGGTGGGCGCCAGAAAAATCGTTTTGGGATTCCTGGAACTAGTCAGTCAAACCTTCCAAACAGTCAAGCGAGCCAAGATGTGGTGTCCCAGCCTTTCTCCCAGGGTCCACTGACTCAGGGGTATATCTCCATGAGTCAGCCATCGCAGATGAGTCAGCCTGGGCTCTCCCAACCAGAACTATCACAG GACAGTTACCTTGGTGATGAGTTTAAATCTCAGATTGACGTGGCGCTGTCACAGGACTCTACTTACCAGGGTGAACGTGCATATCAACATGGTGGAGTGACGGGACTGTCACAGTATTAG
- the UPF1 gene encoding regulator of nonsense transcripts 1 isoform X3: MSVEAYGPSSQTLTFLDTEEAELLGADTQGSEFEFTDFTLPSQTQTPPGPGQAGPGQGQGPPGAGQGPPGPIEAQVNGPDGILQNGAVDDNVAKTSQLLAELNFEEDEEDTYYTKDLPVHACSYCGIHDPACVVYCNTSKKWFCNGRGNTSGSHIVNHLVRAKCKEVTLHKDGPLGETVLECYNCGCRNVFLLGFIPAKADSVVVLLCRQPCASQSSLKDINWDSSQWQPLIQDRCFLSWLVKIPSEQEQLRARQITAQQINKLEELWKENPSATLEDLEKPGVDEEPQHVLLRYEDAYQYQNIFGPLVKLEADYDKKLKESQTQDNITVRWDLGLNKKRIAYFTLPKTDSDMRLMQGDEICLRYKGDLAPLWKGIGHVIKVPDSSTDYGDEIAIELRSSVGAPVEVTHNFQVDFVWKSTSFDRMQSALKTFAVDETSVSGYIYHKLLGHEVEDVIIKCQLPKRFTAQGLPDLNHSQVYAVKTVLQRPLSLIQGPPGTGKTVTSATIVYHLARQGNGPVLVCAPSNIAVDQLTEKIHQTGLKVVRLCAKSREAIDSPVSFLALHNQIRNMDSMPELQKLQQLKDETGELSSADEKRYRALKRTAERELLMNADVICCTCVGAGDPRLAKMQFRSILIDESTQATEPECMVPVVLGAKQLILVGDHCQLGPVVMCKKAAKAGLSQSLFERLVVLGIRPIRLQVQYRMHPALSAFPSNIFYEGSLQNGVTAADRVKKGFDFQWPQPDKPMFFYVTQGQEEIASSGTSYLNRTEAANVEKITTKLLKAGAKPDQIGIITPYEGQRSYLVQYMQFSGSLHTKLYQEVEIASVDAFQGREKDFIILSCVRANEHQGIGFLNDPRRLNVALTRARYGVIIVGNPKALSKQPLWNHLLNYYKEQKVLVEGPLNNLRESLMQFSKPRKLVNTINPGARFMTTAMYDAREAIIPGSVYDRSSQGRPSNMYFQTHDQIGMISAGPSHVTAMNIPIPFNLVMPPMPPPGYFGQANGPAAGRGAPKGKTGRGGRQKNRFGIPGTSQSNLPNSQASQDVVSQPFSQGPLTQGYISMSQPSQMSQPGLSQPELSQVEEEELSLCGA; this comes from the exons GCTTCTGGCAGAGTTGAATtttgaagaagatgaagaagataCCTATTACACAAAGGATCTTCCTGTGCATGCTTGCAG TTACTGTGGTATCCATGACCCTGCTTGCGTGGTTTACTGTAACACCAGCAAAAAGTGGTTCTGTAATGGGCGTGGAAATACATCTGGCAG CCACATTGTTAATCATCTGGTGAGAGCGAAGTGCAAAGAGGTGACTCTCCATAAAGATGGACCTCTAGGAGAGACCGTCTTGGAATGTTATAACTGTGGATGTCGTAATGTGTTTCTCCTTGGCTTTATTCCAGCTAAGGCAGACTCTGTTGTCGTTTTGCTGTGCAG GCAGCCATGTGCCAGTCAGAGCAGTTTAAAGGATATTAATTGGGACAGTTCACAGTGGCAGCCTCTCATCCAAGATCGCTGTTTCCTTTCATGGCTGGTAAAGATTCCATCTGAACAGGAACAGTTGAGAGCACGTCAGATTACAGCTCAACAGATTAACAAACTGGAAGAACTTTGGAAG GAAAATCCATCTGCAACCCTTGAGGACTTGGAAAAGCCTGGAGTTGATGAAGAACCACAGCATGTCCTGCTTAGATATGAAGATGCTTATCAATACCAGAATATATTTGGTCCTCTGGTCAAGCTTGAGGCAGACTATGACAAGAAACTCAAGGAGTCTCAG ACCCAAGATAACATCACAGTCAGATGGGACCTGGGCTTGAACAAGAAAAGAATTGCTTATTTCACTTTGCCAAAGACTGACTCAG ATATGCGTCTTATGCAAGGAGATGAGATCTGCTTGAGGTACAAAGGAGACCTGGCCCCTTTATGGAAAGGAATCGGTCATGTTATCAAAGTTCCTGATA GTTCTACAGATTATGGTGATGAGATAGCCATTGAGCTGAGGAGCAGCGTTGGAGCGCCTGTGGAAGTTACTCATAACTTCCAAGTGGATTTTGTGTGGAAGTCTACTTCATTTGACAG GATGCAGAGTGCTTTAAAAACATTCGCTGTGGATGAGACTTCAGTGTCTGGGTACATCTATCACAAACTGTTAGGTCATGAGGTAGAAGATGTAATTATTAAATGCCAGTTGCCAAAGCGCTTTACAGCACAAGGACTTCCTGATCTCAACCATTCTCAG gtttatGCTGTGAAGACTGTCCTGCAGCGTCCTCTGAGCCTTATTCAGGGTCCCCCTGGTACCGGAAAAACAGTGACATCAGCCACAATCGTCTATCATCTGGCTAGACAGGGCAATGG gcctGTGTTAGTGTGTGCTCCGAGTAATATAGCTGTAGATCAGTTGACTGAGAAGATCCATCAAACTGGACTGAAAGTGGTTCGTCTGTGTGCTAAAAGTCGTGAGGCAATCGACTCTCCTGTGTCCTTCTTGGCATTGCATAACCAGATCAGAAACATGGATAG catgcCAGAACTTCAGAAACTGCAGCAGCTTAAAGATGAAACTGGAGAACTGTCATCTGCTGATGAGAAACGTTACCGTGCGCTGAAACGAACAGCAGAGCGTGAATTGCTTATG AATGCAGATGTGATCTGTTGCACGTGTGTGGGAGCTGGTGATCCAAGACTTGCAAAAATGCAGTTCCGCTCCATTCTGATCGATGAAAGCACACAGGCTACTGAGCCAGAGTGCATGGTGCCAGTTGTCCTGGGAGCAAAACAG CTTATTCTTGTGGGTGACCACTGCCAGCTTGGTCCTGTTGTGATGTGTAAAAAGGCTGCGAAGGCTGGTCTGTCCCAGTCCCTCTTCGAGAGGCTCGTGGTGCTGGGCATTCGTCCCATCCGCCTGCAAGTGCAGTACCGCATGCACCCCGCGCTCAGCGCTTTTCCATCCAACATCTTCTACGAGGGTTCGCTCCAGAATGGTGTTACTGCAG CGGATCGTGTGAAAAAGGGTTTTGATTTCCAGTGGCCACAGCCAGATAAGCCGATGTTTTTCTATGTTACACAAGGACAGGAAGAAATTGCCAGCTCAGGCACTTCTTACTTGAACAG GACGGAAGCAGCCAATGTGGAGAAGATCACTACAAAGCTATTGAAAGCTGGTGCCAAACCAGATCAGATTGGCATTATTACTCCATATGAAGGTCAAAGATCCTATCTGGTCCAGTACATGCAGTTCAGTGGTTCCTTGCATACAAAGCTCTACCAG GAAGTGGAAATTGCAAGTGTGGATGCCTTCCAGGGACGGGAGAAGGACTTTATTATCCTTTCTTGCGTGAGGGCCAACGAACACCAAGGAATAGGGTTTCTGAATGACCCCAGGCGTCTTAATGTAGCTCTTACAAGAGCAAG GTACGGAGTAATTATTGTTGGGAACCCAAAAGCGCTGTCTAAACAACCACTTTGGAATCACCTGCTGAATTACTACAAGGAGCAGAAGGTTCTGGTGGAGGGGCCACTGAATAACCTCCGGGAAAGCCTCATGCAGTTCAGCAAGCCCCGGAAACTCGTCAATACCATCAACCCA GGTGCCCGTTTCATGACTACTGCCATGTATGATGCGCGTGAGGCAATTATTCCAGGATCTGTCTATGACCGGAGCAGTCAAG ggcGCCCATCCAACATGTACTTCCAAACCCATGACCAGATCGGGATGATTAGCGCTGGCCCCAGCCATGTCACTGCTATGAACATTCCTATCCCTTTCAACCTTGTGATGCCACCGATGCCACCACCGGGATACTTTGGCCAGGCTAATGGACCAGCCGCAG GACGTGGGGCGCCCAAAGGAAAGACTGGTCGTGGTGGGCGCCAGAAAAATCGTTTTGGGATTCCTGGAACTAGTCAGTCAAACCTTCCAAACAGTCAAGCGAGCCAAGATGTGGTGTCCCAGCCTTTCTCCCAGGGTCCACTGACTCAGGGGTATATCTCCATGAGTCAGCCATCGCAGATGAGTCAGCCTGGGCTCTCCCAACCAGAACTATCACAG GTTGAGGAAGAAGAGCTAAGCTTGTGTGGAGCTTAG
- the GDF1 gene encoding embryonic growth/differentiation factor 1, translating to MKGSNQAINTPHPRPQVPSPGCSLSAGRRGAMWLLPSFRAGLAWALLSLVLGMELSLQESFLLKSLGLSAKPSPKTPVPVPSVLWRIFQKRKTLLPSTDKDLADACRVEEFNVPGNIIRVFADRGHFIHIGQPQKLLCLQKRLYFNLSVLEEGERLTMAQLEIKFSHNSYHTSSRGQVFELRLYQASQMSLRGMPSHGHGRKLLVQQSFAQLHKSLLFNLSGVAKDWRTHSRNLGLILEISVSSGDGASALASWGLQSLCASIDSFLDTSLLVVTLSQQQCKASRRRRSAHYAPVTPSNLCKPRRLYISFSDVGWENWIIAPQGYMANYCLGECPFPLTAELNSTNHAILQTMVHSLDPEGTPQPCCVPVRLSPISILYYDNNDNVVLRHYEDMVVDECGCR from the exons ATGAAAGGCTCCAATCAGGCCatcaacaccccccacccccggcctcAGGTCCCCAGCCCGGGCTGCTCTTTGTCTGCGGGAAGGAGAGGAGCAATGTGGCTTCTCCCCAGCTTCAGAGCCGGCCTCGCCTGGGCTCTCCTTAGCCTGGTTCTGGGCATGGAGTTGAGCTTGCAGGAAAGTTTCCTCTTAAAATCCTTGGGTCTGAGCGCCAAGCCCAGTCCGAAAACCCCCGTTCCTGTGCCGTCTGTGCTCTGGCGGATCTTCCAGAAGAGAAAGACGCTGCTGCCTTCTACAGACAAAGACCTGGCGGATGCCTGTAGGGTGGAGGAATTTAATGTCCCTGGGAACATCATCCGTGTCTTCGCCGACCGAG GCCACTTCATTCATATCGGGCAGCCCCAGAAGCTGCTGTGTCTGCAGAAGCGTCTCTACTTTAATCTCTCTGTGCTGGAGGAGGGCGAGCGCTTGACGATGGCTCAGCTGGAGATCAAATTCAGCCACAACTCCTACCACACCTCCAGCCGGGGACAGGTTTTTGAGCTGAGGCTCTACCAAGCCTCCCAGATGTCTCTCCGGGGGATGCCCTCCCACGGGCACGGCCGAAAGCTGCTGGTACAGCAGTCCTTCGCCCAGCTGCACAAGTCTCTTCTCTTCAACCTGAGCGGGGTGGCGAAGGACTGGAGAACGCACAGCAGGAATCTGGGCTTGATCCTGGAGATCTCGGTGAGCAGCGGAGACGGTGCATCAGCCCTGGcgagctgggggctgcagagcctcTGCGCCAGCATCGACTCCTTCCTGGACACCTCTCTGCTGGTGGTGACCCTCAGCCAGCAGCAGTGCAAGGcttccaggaggaggagaagcgcCCACTACGCCCCCGTCACTCCCAGCAACCTCTGCAAGCCCCGGCGGCTTTACATCAGCTTCAGCGACGTGGGCTGGGAGAACTGGATCATCGCGCCGCAGGGCTACATGGCCAACTACTGCCTGGGCGAGTGCCCCTTTCCCCTGACGGCCGAGCTGAACAGCACCAACCACGCCATCCTCCAGACCATGGTGCACTCGCTGGACCCCGAggggaccccccagccctgctgcgtcCCCGTCAGGCTGtcccccatctccatcctctaCTACGACAACAACGACAATGTGGTGCTGAGGCACTATGAGGACATGGTGGTGGACGAGTGCGGCTGCAGATAG
- the UPF1 gene encoding regulator of nonsense transcripts 1 isoform X2, with the protein MSVEAYGPSSQTLTFLDTEEAELLGADTQGSEFEFTDFTLPSQTQTPPGPGQAGPGQGQGPPGAGQGPPGPIEAQVNGPDGILQNGAVDDNVAKTSQLLAELNFEEDEEDTYYTKDLPVHACSYCGIHDPACVVYCNTSKKWFCNGRGNTSGSHIVNHLVRAKCKEVTLHKDGPLGETVLECYNCGCRNVFLLGFIPAKADSVVVLLCRQPCASQSSLKDINWDSSQWQPLIQDRCFLSWLVKIPSEQEQLRARQITAQQINKLEELWKENPSATLEDLEKPGVDEEPQHVLLRYEDAYQYQNIFGPLVKLEADYDKKLKESQTQDNITVRWDLGLNKKRIAYFTLPKTDSDMRLMQGDEICLRYKGDLAPLWKGIGHVIKVPDNYGDEIAIELRSSVGAPVEVTHNFQVDFVWKSTSFDRMQSALKTFAVDETSVSGYIYHKLLGHEVEDVIIKCQLPKRFTAQGLPDLNHSQVYAVKTVLQRPLSLIQGPPGTGKTVTSATIVYHLARQGNGPVLVCAPSNIAVDQLTEKIHQTGLKVVRLCAKSREAIDSPVSFLALHNQIRNMDSMPELQKLQQLKDETGELSSADEKRYRALKRTAERELLMNADVICCTCVGAGDPRLAKMQFRSILIDESTQATEPECMVPVVLGAKQLILVGDHCQLGPVVMCKKAAKAGLSQSLFERLVVLGIRPIRLQVQYRMHPALSAFPSNIFYEGSLQNGVTAADRVKKGFDFQWPQPDKPMFFYVTQGQEEIASSGTSYLNRTEAANVEKITTKLLKAGAKPDQIGIITPYEGQRSYLVQYMQFSGSLHTKLYQEVEIASVDAFQGREKDFIILSCVRANEHQGIGFLNDPRRLNVALTRARYGVIIVGNPKALSKQPLWNHLLNYYKEQKVLVEGPLNNLRESLMQFSKPRKLVNTINPGARFMTTAMYDAREAIIPGSVYDRSSQGRPSNMYFQTHDQIGMISAGPSHVTAMNIPIPFNLVMPPMPPPGYFGQANGPAAGRGAPKGKTGRGGRQKNRFGIPGTSQSNLPNSQASQDVVSQPFSQGPLTQGYISMSQPSQMSQPGLSQPELSQDSYLGDEFKSQIDVALSQDSTYQGERAYQHGGVTGLSQY; encoded by the exons GCTTCTGGCAGAGTTGAATtttgaagaagatgaagaagataCCTATTACACAAAGGATCTTCCTGTGCATGCTTGCAG TTACTGTGGTATCCATGACCCTGCTTGCGTGGTTTACTGTAACACCAGCAAAAAGTGGTTCTGTAATGGGCGTGGAAATACATCTGGCAG CCACATTGTTAATCATCTGGTGAGAGCGAAGTGCAAAGAGGTGACTCTCCATAAAGATGGACCTCTAGGAGAGACCGTCTTGGAATGTTATAACTGTGGATGTCGTAATGTGTTTCTCCTTGGCTTTATTCCAGCTAAGGCAGACTCTGTTGTCGTTTTGCTGTGCAG GCAGCCATGTGCCAGTCAGAGCAGTTTAAAGGATATTAATTGGGACAGTTCACAGTGGCAGCCTCTCATCCAAGATCGCTGTTTCCTTTCATGGCTGGTAAAGATTCCATCTGAACAGGAACAGTTGAGAGCACGTCAGATTACAGCTCAACAGATTAACAAACTGGAAGAACTTTGGAAG GAAAATCCATCTGCAACCCTTGAGGACTTGGAAAAGCCTGGAGTTGATGAAGAACCACAGCATGTCCTGCTTAGATATGAAGATGCTTATCAATACCAGAATATATTTGGTCCTCTGGTCAAGCTTGAGGCAGACTATGACAAGAAACTCAAGGAGTCTCAG ACCCAAGATAACATCACAGTCAGATGGGACCTGGGCTTGAACAAGAAAAGAATTGCTTATTTCACTTTGCCAAAGACTGACTCAG ATATGCGTCTTATGCAAGGAGATGAGATCTGCTTGAGGTACAAAGGAGACCTGGCCCCTTTATGGAAAGGAATCGGTCATGTTATCAAAGTTCCTGATA ATTATGGTGATGAGATAGCCATTGAGCTGAGGAGCAGCGTTGGAGCGCCTGTGGAAGTTACTCATAACTTCCAAGTGGATTTTGTGTGGAAGTCTACTTCATTTGACAG GATGCAGAGTGCTTTAAAAACATTCGCTGTGGATGAGACTTCAGTGTCTGGGTACATCTATCACAAACTGTTAGGTCATGAGGTAGAAGATGTAATTATTAAATGCCAGTTGCCAAAGCGCTTTACAGCACAAGGACTTCCTGATCTCAACCATTCTCAG gtttatGCTGTGAAGACTGTCCTGCAGCGTCCTCTGAGCCTTATTCAGGGTCCCCCTGGTACCGGAAAAACAGTGACATCAGCCACAATCGTCTATCATCTGGCTAGACAGGGCAATGG gcctGTGTTAGTGTGTGCTCCGAGTAATATAGCTGTAGATCAGTTGACTGAGAAGATCCATCAAACTGGACTGAAAGTGGTTCGTCTGTGTGCTAAAAGTCGTGAGGCAATCGACTCTCCTGTGTCCTTCTTGGCATTGCATAACCAGATCAGAAACATGGATAG catgcCAGAACTTCAGAAACTGCAGCAGCTTAAAGATGAAACTGGAGAACTGTCATCTGCTGATGAGAAACGTTACCGTGCGCTGAAACGAACAGCAGAGCGTGAATTGCTTATG AATGCAGATGTGATCTGTTGCACGTGTGTGGGAGCTGGTGATCCAAGACTTGCAAAAATGCAGTTCCGCTCCATTCTGATCGATGAAAGCACACAGGCTACTGAGCCAGAGTGCATGGTGCCAGTTGTCCTGGGAGCAAAACAG CTTATTCTTGTGGGTGACCACTGCCAGCTTGGTCCTGTTGTGATGTGTAAAAAGGCTGCGAAGGCTGGTCTGTCCCAGTCCCTCTTCGAGAGGCTCGTGGTGCTGGGCATTCGTCCCATCCGCCTGCAAGTGCAGTACCGCATGCACCCCGCGCTCAGCGCTTTTCCATCCAACATCTTCTACGAGGGTTCGCTCCAGAATGGTGTTACTGCAG CGGATCGTGTGAAAAAGGGTTTTGATTTCCAGTGGCCACAGCCAGATAAGCCGATGTTTTTCTATGTTACACAAGGACAGGAAGAAATTGCCAGCTCAGGCACTTCTTACTTGAACAG GACGGAAGCAGCCAATGTGGAGAAGATCACTACAAAGCTATTGAAAGCTGGTGCCAAACCAGATCAGATTGGCATTATTACTCCATATGAAGGTCAAAGATCCTATCTGGTCCAGTACATGCAGTTCAGTGGTTCCTTGCATACAAAGCTCTACCAG GAAGTGGAAATTGCAAGTGTGGATGCCTTCCAGGGACGGGAGAAGGACTTTATTATCCTTTCTTGCGTGAGGGCCAACGAACACCAAGGAATAGGGTTTCTGAATGACCCCAGGCGTCTTAATGTAGCTCTTACAAGAGCAAG GTACGGAGTAATTATTGTTGGGAACCCAAAAGCGCTGTCTAAACAACCACTTTGGAATCACCTGCTGAATTACTACAAGGAGCAGAAGGTTCTGGTGGAGGGGCCACTGAATAACCTCCGGGAAAGCCTCATGCAGTTCAGCAAGCCCCGGAAACTCGTCAATACCATCAACCCA GGTGCCCGTTTCATGACTACTGCCATGTATGATGCGCGTGAGGCAATTATTCCAGGATCTGTCTATGACCGGAGCAGTCAAG ggcGCCCATCCAACATGTACTTCCAAACCCATGACCAGATCGGGATGATTAGCGCTGGCCCCAGCCATGTCACTGCTATGAACATTCCTATCCCTTTCAACCTTGTGATGCCACCGATGCCACCACCGGGATACTTTGGCCAGGCTAATGGACCAGCCGCAG GACGTGGGGCGCCCAAAGGAAAGACTGGTCGTGGTGGGCGCCAGAAAAATCGTTTTGGGATTCCTGGAACTAGTCAGTCAAACCTTCCAAACAGTCAAGCGAGCCAAGATGTGGTGTCCCAGCCTTTCTCCCAGGGTCCACTGACTCAGGGGTATATCTCCATGAGTCAGCCATCGCAGATGAGTCAGCCTGGGCTCTCCCAACCAGAACTATCACAG GACAGTTACCTTGGTGATGAGTTTAAATCTCAGATTGACGTGGCGCTGTCACAGGACTCTACTTACCAGGGTGAACGTGCATATCAACATGGTGGAGTGACGGGACTGTCACAGTATTAG